One window of Ralstonia pickettii DTP0602 genomic DNA carries:
- a CDS encoding ribonuclease P (K03536: rnpA; ribonuclease P protein component [EC:3.1.26.5]), protein MPRSRQCLPPRLQDGQQLAAGRRFCASSSLRQRSQVLPSVSAHAFPKAARLTKTDEFSSVFALRPRRRSPHFVLYVRANDRPEGRLGVVVGKKFAPRAAERNLVKRMARELFRQRRDELAGRDVLLRLQAKFPRAEFATRAAVRRACAAEIASLLEVAAKPLPPPAPPASPSAPPSAAPPAGTSQSQPPGLPA, encoded by the coding sequence GTGCCGCGCAGCCGTCAATGCCTCCCGCCTCGGCTTCAGGACGGCCAGCAGCTTGCCGCAGGGCGCCGCTTTTGCGCCAGCAGTAGTCTTCGCCAGCGCTCGCAAGTGTTACCCAGCGTGTCAGCCCATGCCTTCCCCAAAGCCGCAAGGCTCACAAAGACGGATGAGTTTTCATCCGTTTTTGCTTTGCGGCCCCGGCGGCGCAGCCCGCATTTCGTGCTGTACGTGCGCGCCAATGACCGGCCGGAAGGCCGGCTTGGCGTCGTGGTGGGCAAGAAGTTCGCGCCGCGCGCGGCCGAGCGCAACCTGGTGAAGCGCATGGCGCGCGAGCTGTTCCGCCAGCGCCGCGACGAACTGGCGGGGCGCGACGTGCTACTGCGGCTGCAAGCCAAGTTCCCGCGCGCGGAATTTGCGACGCGCGCAGCGGTCCGAAGAGCGTGCGCGGCGGAAATCGCCAGCCTGCTCGAGGTAGCGGCCAAGCCACTGCCGCCACCCGCACCGCCTGCCTCGCCCTCGGCACCGCCTTCCGCGGCGCCACCGGCGGGCACCTCGCAAAGCCAGCCACCAGGCCTTCCGGCCTGA
- the rpmH gene encoding 50S ribosomal protein L34 (in Escherichia coli transcription of this gene is enhanced by polyamines~K02914: RP-L34, MRPL34, rpmH; large subunit ribosomal protein L34), translated as MKRTYQPSVTRRKRTHGFRVRMKTRGGRAVINARRAKGRKRLAI; from the coding sequence ATGAAACGTACCTACCAACCTTCCGTTACCCGCCGCAAGCGTACCCACGGTTTCCGCGTGCGCATGAAGACCCGCGGCGGCCGTGCCGTCATCAACGCACGTCGCGCCAAGGGCCGCAAGCGCCTGGCCATCTGA